Proteins encoded by one window of Candidatus Zixiibacteriota bacterium:
- a CDS encoding DUF1178 family protein has protein sequence MVIYNLVCKKKHSFEGWFPSFEEFEKQAKNRQISCPTCGTTRVQKVPHACAVHVKKEDRAVRKRPETMPRAAAPEPTPSPADLKEMLLRLHHYVRENFEDVGPRFAEEARQIYYGKAEERPIHGTATPEERSELEEEGVPFVTLPKPVLDS, from the coding sequence ATGGTTATCTACAACCTGGTCTGTAAAAAGAAGCACAGCTTCGAGGGCTGGTTCCCAAGCTTCGAGGAATTCGAGAAACAAGCCAAGAACCGGCAGATCTCCTGCCCTACCTGCGGCACAACGCGAGTGCAGAAGGTGCCGCACGCCTGTGCCGTGCACGTCAAAAAAGAAGATCGTGCCGTGCGGAAGCGCCCCGAGACGATGCCTCGGGCGGCGGCTCCGGAGCCTACGCCTTCGCCAGCCGACCTCAAAGAGATGCTTCTCCGCCTGCACCATTACGTCCGCGAGAACTTCGAGGACGTCGGCCCCCGGTTCGCCGAAGAAGCGAGGCAGATCTATTACGGGAAAGCGGAGGAGCGGCCGATTCACGGCACGGCCACGCCCGAGGAACGCTCCGAGCTGGAAGAAGAGGGCGTTCCTTTCGTGACGCTGCCGAAGCCCGTGCTGGATAGCTGA